TCAAAGGACCCAAGCGGACGTAAGATTACGTGCAGGCGTGCAGCAGTGCATGTGGCTAGATTGACCATCAGTGCGGTGCAGCACGTACGTTGACATTGTCAGGCCAATTGAAATCACAGGAGAAAATCGTTCTCTTCAGGAGTACTAGTTGCGTCGTTTGCAATGAGGAGGAAAACAAACAATACGATCACAGGCTGGACGGTGACGAATGGCTCAGCCCATTATGATGCTCTGGACGGGTGTGGTACCGTGGGATCCAAAGGCGCTGACAGCGTCCACGACTCGATCACGTAGTCACAGGTGACAAGAACAGGgcttcaaaaagaaaaggaaaaagaaaaataaatgaaaccaAGTCACAAGATAGGGCCAATCGGGATTGAAACCGTACATGCAAACCAAATCCAAGTGCACGGGCTACTCCCGTATGCCCATAACGACCCGTCGCGCGGGTCGTGTGCGTTGCGCggacggccgccgcccgcccgccgcgATGTGTGTTGCTCGCGCTCGCTTCGGCATTTCGTGGTTTGCACGCGCGCCAGGCGCTAGCTAGCTCACGCGATTTGGAGCGTACGGCCGGCGCTTCTTCCCGTGACACGCCCCACTTTTTATGACCCTGTGAGCATTAATGGACGTGTTACCTCGCCTCGCCCCGCGCGGGGCGGCTCGCTCGCTGTCGCTGGCCCCCGCCTCTCGGCTCGGACAAAATTAACCTCGCACTCTCCGGCCGGACGCGGACGGGCGCTCGGCATGTAGCGCCGCCCACTGTGAGACCCTGTCAGGGTCCCCCGGCCCCATCGAACTCCTGAGAAGAGAAAGAGTCCCCCACCTACgacggccggccgggccgggATGGCTAATGCGGACGACAGTCGTCGATCGACATGACTTATTGGCAACTTGTCATTCATTTGCGGTTGCACCCCGGCCCAGGCTAGCTGCCCCGTGATGCGGCATGCCCACGGGGTCTTGGGTCTTGCACGTTCTCTCTCGACCTTCCGGATAGATAGGCTAAGGCACGCATACGAGCACCACACGTACACGTAGGGTCAGTCCGTATATATGTACTCGTGTGTGGTTCCTGGAGGACTATATAGTAGTACAGTATACGTACGCTCAACAGAACGTATTCGGTTTCAGCCTGCACTTGTGATGTAACCTGTACGTCTTCCATCAATCGGCATCCATTAATTCATGATtcatccatccatgcatgcatgcatgcatgtgatgtgtCGTTGGCAGTACTAGGACAACACTTGTTCGGAACGGTCATACAGGAGGCAACAAGGAACTTAATTACGTGACCCGCAGTACTCGTCTCTCCTTGCTTGGATTTGAAGCGTGAAGCTAGTGCTTGGGCGGCTCGATTTAATTGTAAATGCCAACACGACCAATGAATGTGATCATGAGATTTCACATGCATGCGTTGTCAGTGCATGCAGCTTCAAGCTAGTGTTGCTGTGGCATGCAGTGGCACACAATGAATTAATCAGATCGATCGAGCCCCATGTATTGATCGTCGATCGCTCGCTAGATCTATGCATGGCTGGCACAAGCAAGTTGCTGGCACGTACAGTGGTATCCTAATGAGGTCCGCAACAGAAACACAGGCGTTCAATTGTACATTTACTACGTTATCCCAGGCTAGTACACGTATAGTACGTTTGTGACGTACGGGAGCAGTAAAAATTTGGCCAGTTATAATACGAGCAGGGAACTGTAGTTCCTTGGACCTTTTGGTCAGGCCTGCCTGAGACCGTGAAGAAGAAGCACTCAAACCCACACAGTGCAAGGCACTGTGTCGAGATCCAGCCGTTGATTGGCATGCGCGCGCGCCTATCTCAATCCGTACCTGGGTCGATCGCAACAGTTGTAGTAGAGCCTACTGCATCCGTCAGTTCGCCCCCACAGTGAAACAACTGGATGCTGGACGCATGTGAGCCCAACGAACCCAAACAAGGACGCAAGCAGTTGCATCGGTCGGCAGGAGCTTTTGAGCTTTTGCATGCGGTTAAACACGGCTCTCAATCGCATCATCGATTCGCAAcaacaaaacacacacacgAACAACACGAACGAAAAGGGCATGAAAAGGAAGTAGTCACAGCACGCACGTATTAGTACATTTGACGGGACCGAGCGCAAACGAATCGCAACAAAAGCAGCGGTAAAACCAGTAAACACCACCACTGCAGTGTCAGTGAAAGCTAGCAGTACGAACTCGCTCGCACGGACTCGGTGTCTCCTGCTAGCTTAGCTTGCTAGCGCGGGCAGCAGCTCAAACACAACAAGTACTGGTAGTATATCATTACACCGCCACGGCGCCACGCGCGCGCATCATTACATTACATGAATCGGTCGAACTATTGAAGTACATCACATTGGAGCTAGTACATCATCGTGCGTAGCGTTTCAGCTTAGCTTGAGCTGAAGACTGGACGCACGCCTCGCCGGGATCTCCATTAATAATCCTCCCGGCCGGCCATGGTAGTTAACAAACCTGGTGATCAGCTGGTGCTAGCAGTAATTAACACTAGTGGTTACACAACACTAAACGGTAGTAGTAGTAATAATAGTATGGTGATATAGGTGATCgagtgcgtgcgtgcatggcGCCGTGGCGTTGTAATGCTGGTTGGTTGATTTGATTGACCAGGGCAGGGCAGGGGCAGAGCACTGAGTGAGGGCAGCTAGCTAGAACTGGcaaggggaaggaggcgagAAGAGGCCGTTGCGGGTCCAGAGGTCGGCGAAGGCGTGGAGGATGAGCGGGTGGTGGCGCGGCGAGTTGAGCGTGAGGAACTGGTGGAGGAGGTCGTTGAGGTCGTCCCACGCGTAGATCTCCTTCTCCACCACCATCTGCACCATCGACTCCCTGAAGTCCTCGTACGGCTCCGCCGATTCCACGGCCACGGGCACGCTCTCcctcgccacgcgcccgtacgccgcggccgcagcctcctcttgctcctgctgctcggcgcgcctgcgccggcgccgctgctgctgcctgcgccgccgcctcgtctccggctgctccggcgccggctggCGGCGGTGCGCCGACGGCGGGTCCTCGTAGAGCGAGTTGTTGGTGAAGGACGCG
The Brachypodium distachyon strain Bd21 chromosome 2, Brachypodium_distachyon_v3.0, whole genome shotgun sequence genome window above contains:
- the LOC100837558 gene encoding transcription repressor OFP8, which gives rise to MSSKSSRRSGFTLRQPPVVDIGCNCRRPKLFSLFSSSSLPFRGGAGGKPKSPTNASSSSTTTAFTATTVGGLSGTTATTSTDSASWGPASFTNNSLYEDPPSAHRRQPAPEQPETRRRRRQQQRRRRRRAEQQEQEEAAAAAYGRVARESVPVAVESAEPYEDFRESMVQMVVEKEIYAWDDLNDLLHQFLTLNSPRHHPLILHAFADLWTRNGLFSPPSPCQF